A window of Kribbella sp. NBC_00382 genomic DNA:
ACTTCGACGGCAGGAACTGGACCCAGGTGGCCACGCCGGCCGAAGGGGCCGAGCTCAACACGCTCAACCTGGTCAACGGGCAGCCGGTGGCGGTCGGCGAGACGCGGGCCTTCGGTCCGTACATCCTGAAGCTCACCAAGAGTGGCTTCGAGCGGCAGGCCGACCCGGCCGGCGCTGCCGGGCTGTGGGGTTCGACCGTTCTGGCCGGCAAGCTGTGGGTCTCCGGCGCAGGTGACGGATCGGGCTCGTCCGACAGCTACGTCGGGTTCACCCGCGCCAACTGATCGAAGGTGTGGCGGCGGATCCAGGCGTGCATCGCGATGGCCGCCGCCGCGCTGGCGTTGATCGAGCGGGTGGAGCCGAACTGGGCGATCGACAGGACATCGGTGCAGATCTTGTGGGCTTCGTTGGTGAGGCCCGGGCCTTCCTGGCCGAACAGCAGGATGCAGTCGGTGGGTAGCTCGTACGTCTCCAGGGGCACGGAGCCGGGGAGATTGTCGATGCCGATGACGGCCAGCCCGTGCTCCTCGGCGTACGTGGCGAGGTCTGCCAGCTGCGGGTGGTGGCGGACGTGCTGGTAGCGGTCCGTGACCATCGCGCCGCGGCGGTTCCATTTGCGGTTGCCGACGATGTGCACCTCCCTGGCCAGGAAGGCGTTCGCAGTCCGGACGACCGAGCCGATGTTCAGATCGTGCTGCCAGTTCTCGATCGCGACGTGGAACGGGTTCCGCTGGGTGTCCAGGTCGGCGACGATCGCCTCCAGCCGCCAGTACCGGTACTTGTCCACCACGTTGCGCCGATCGCCGGCCGCGAGCAGCTCCGGGTCGTACCGGGAGTCGTCCGGCAGCTGGCCCTGCCACGGGCCGACGCCGACCTCCGCAGTACCGACCATGTCGGCCCCGATGAGGTCAGCGGCGTTGTCACGATTGGCTTCCTGCATGGGTGGGGACGCTACCCTGTCCGCGTGCTCCCAATGATCGCGATGCTGATGCCGAACTGGATGGACCCTGAGTACCTGCTGAACTGGCTGGGCGACTGGTCACTCTGGGGCACCGCCGCGGTCGTCTTCATCGAGTGCGGGCTGCTGTTCCCGATCCTGCCGGGCGACTCGCTGCTGTTCGCGGTCGGCCTGTTCATCGCCCGGGGCAACATCGACGTCCCGCTCTGGCTGGCCTGCGTGATCCTCACCGTGGCCGCGTTCCTGGGCAACGTCTCCGGCTACTACATCGGCCGCGGGCTCGGTACGACGCTGTTCAAGAACCCGAACGCGCGGTTCCTGAAGCCGAAGTACATCGAGCAGACCCACGACTTCTTCGACCGGTACGGTCCGCGCGCGCTGGTCCTGGCCCGGTTCGTCCCGATCGTGCGCACCTTCATCACCGTCGTGGCCGGCGCCGGCCGGATGGACCCGAAGAAGTTCTTCCTCTGGACCGGGATCGGCGCCGTCCTCTGGGCCAGCGGCATCACCCTGCTCGGCCACGCGCTCGGCAAGGTCAAGGTCGTCCACGACCACCTCGAGTCGGCCCTGATCCTGCTGGTCCTGATCTCACTGGTCCCGATGCTGGTCGAGTTCATCCTGGCCAAGCGCCGCGGCCACGGCAAGCTCGCCGACGGCGTCGAGGCCCAGCTCGACCAGCCGGCCAGCCACCGCCGCAAGCACTGAAGCTCAATGCCCAAACGGGCTCAGTGACCAAAGGGAAAGTGCGGGTCTGACCAGACGTAGTCGCCGCTGAGTTCAGCGAGATCCGCGCGATCGACCTGACCGCGCGGCAACGGCCCGACCACCTGACCGGACCCGAGTGAACAAGCCACCCGGATCCGGTCGGCCGCCTGGTACCAGACCAGCGCCCCCCGTGGCGCAGCCCCTTCGTGCAGTAGGGCGTGGTGGTCGAGCCATCGCAACGCGTCTTCCGGATCACGCCAACCGCTGTCCTGCGCGTAGCCGAACGCCATCCGCTGGAACTTCAGCGACCAGTCCTGCCAGGCCGCCGACCCCACCCGTTCCAGTTGCCAGCTCAGCGCGGCATCGGTGTCCCGCGGGTTCGCCGCAAATCCAGCATCGCGGCGCTCCACAACAATCTCCCCCATGGCCGTGCTCCCCCATCCTCCGGCCTTTGCCGTGGTGGTTAGATCTTCACCCGGCCGCATACACCCGCCGTACATTCCTACGGCCGACTACCCACGGCAACGAAAATCGTTGCAGGGTTGAGGAATCAGCCGGCCGCGAGATCGCTGGTCAGCTCGGCCAGCGCCGCGCGGGCCTGGCCGGCCTTGGTGTCGTTGGCAACGAGCTGCCAGACCCGGGCCGCGCGATCGAGGTACCGGCGAGCGAAGTCCACCTTGCCCGCGCTCGCGTAGAGCCGGCCCAGGTCGTACGCCGCCTGGCCCTCGACGCTGCGATCGCCCAGCCGGTGGCCGATCTCGATCGCGTCCAGCAGCATCCGCCGGGCGGCCGCCTCGTCGCCGACACCGACCAGCGCCTGCCCCAGCTCCGCTCGCCCGTACGCCGCGCAGTGGTCGTCCCCCAGGCTGTTGAAGATCGCCAGGGATGCCTGCAACTGCCGTACCGCCTGGTCGTTGCGGCCCTGATGCATCCGCAGCGTCGCGATCCGCCGCCGTACCTTCGCCTCGCGGTGTGAGTCCCCGAGCCGTACCCCAAGCAGGAAGGCCTCGGCCAGGTACCGTCCGGCGATGACCGTGTCGTTGCGGCTCAGCCAGATCGACGCGGCCGCGCTGCGGGCCACCGCCTCCCCGTTCTTGTCGCCGACCTCGACCAGCGCCTCCACAGCACGCTCGTACTGCGCAAGGCTCTCGTCCGGCCGGCCCCGCTCGCGCAGCCAGGTCCCGAGCCCGACCGCGACGATGCCGGCGCCTTGCCGGTCCCCGATCTCCTCGAAGATCGCGGCTCCCTCGGCGAGGTGTTCCCAGGCCACGTCCCAGTCGTCCCGGTAGATCGCGAGCTGGGCCAGGTTGCGCCGCATGATCGCCTCGCCGCGCTGGTCACCGCAGGCGATCGCGCTGATCAGGCCTGGCTGGTGCGACTCGTTCCAGTCGTCGTAGTACGCACGCATATCGAGGTACGGACCCCAGGCGGCCGCGATCCGCCAGGCGTAGTCGTGCAGCCCGTTCTGCGCCGCGGCCCGGATCGCCGGGGCGAAGGTGGATCGCTCGGCGTCGAACCAGGCGATCGCGTCCGACGGGGTGAACGGCTGCGGGTCCGGGGCGAGCAGTGGGCCGGTGTGCTCGAGCACACCGAAGTACCCGAAGGGGAGGGCGGCAGTGGCCCGGCGGACCTTGTGCAGCAGGGAGTCGAAGACAGTGCGCAGGTCCTTGATCGCCTGGGCCTTCTGCTCGTCGTCGCCGACTCCGATGGCGTGCAAGCGGAGCAGGTCGTGCACGCGGTAGCGCGCAGTACCGTTCGCGTCGACCGTGCTGATCTGGACCAGGTTGACCTCGATCAGCCGGTCCATGCTGCGGCGCACCGAGGCAGGCGTGGCGATCGACTCCAGGATGCGGGCGGAGAACTCACCGACCGCGAAGTGCCCGATCAGCCGGTAGAGCCGGGCCTCCTCGGCGCTCAGCGCGTCGTAGCTCAGGTCGGCGCTGGTCCGGACGGCGAGCTCGCCGATGCTCAGCTCGTCCAGCCGGTGCGTCTCGTCGCGCAGCCTGCGGGCCAGCTCGGCCGGGCTGAGGTCGGGACGCTGGGCCAGACGGCTCGCGACGATCCGGATCGCCAGCGGCAGGTTCCCGCAGGCCTGGAGGATCTCGTTGACCGCCGCGGAGTTCGGGTCGACGCGCCCCACGCCCGCGACCCGGCGGAGCAGCTCGGCCGCTTCGCCGTCGTCGAAGGTGTCCAGCGGCGTGCTGTCCGCGCCGGCCAAGTCCATCAGGCGGTTCCGGCTGGTGATGACGACGGCCGACGCCCCAGTTCCCGGCATCAGGGGCACGATCTGGCTCGCCGCGGCCACGTCGTCGAGGATGATCAGCACCCGGCGGCTGGCGAGCTCCGAACGCAATGCAGCCGACCGCCGCTCAGGATCGGGCGGTACCGCCGAATCCGACATGTTGAGGCTCAGCAGCAGGTCGGTCAGCGCGGCCGCCGGATCGCGGGGCTCGGTTGCGCCCCGCATGTCCAGGTAGATCTGCCCGTCAGGGAACGAATCTCGGACCAGGTGGCCGAGCCGGATGGCCAAGGATGTCTTGCCCGTGCCCGGAGCACCCGAGATCACGGCGATCGGCGGACGAACCGGGTCGCGTCCACACACCAGGTCACGCAACTGCTCAAGGTGCTGCTCCCGTCCGCTGAAGTCGGACAGGTCGAGTGGGAGCTGGCTGGGCGGCCGGTGCGGCTCAGTGAGCACTGGCGACGCCATTGGGCCTGCCGGCTCGGGCACTGCACGTTCCGTAGTACGGGTTGCTGCTGGGATGCCTGGGTCTGGCCAGTTGGCCGAGCGGCCGTTCTCTGCTCGGGCGCCGGCGGCTTGGAGCTCTGGGCCGGGCTTGACGTCCAGCTCGTCGGCCAGGGTCTGCACGGCTTTCGTATAGGCGGCTCTGGCCTCGCCGGTGCGCCCGGCGGCCAGTAGGGCGTCTACTAGTCGGCGCCACAGCTGCTCGTCGTACGGGTCTTCGGTGAGGCGGCCGCTGAGCAGGACGGCGGCTCCGCTGGCGTCGCCGTACTCGAGACGCAGGTCCAGCAGGGTGTCGACCAGTCCCCGGTACTGCGCGTCCAGGCGGGCGATGGAGCCTTCCCAGGCGGAGGGGATGGTCAGGTCCTCCAGCGGGTGCCCACGCCACAGCGAGTACGCGCGGGACAGTACGAGCATGGCCTCGCGCTTATCACCCGCATCGCGCAGGTGACCACCCTCTGCGAGCAGCGACTCGAACATGCTCGCGTCGAGTTCATCGACGCCGACCCCGATGCTGTAGCCGGCCGCGGAGGTGTCGATCGGGGCGACCAGCCCGGCATCGTGCAGTACTCCGCGCAAGGCCCGGACGTAGGTACGGATGTTGGCCGTCGCCGAGCGGGGCGGATTGCCCTCCCAGAGCGCGTCGGCGATCAGGTCGGTGGAGACGAACCGGTTGGGGTGCAGCAGGAGCGTCGCGAGCAGCTGGCGCGGCTTACTGGCGCGTAGCGGCTGGCCCGGGACGTGAGCGAGGCGTAGAGGTCCGAGGATCTCGTACCTCAGACTGTCCACTTGCTCGCCCTCTCAACTGTTGGCCCGCCCCATGGTGTCATCCCGCCCGGCCCGCCGGGAAGGTTCGGCGAGTGCGATGTACGTCGCGATGTACGCGCGATGTATGTCGACCCGGCATCGTGGTGGGCGGTACCGGGGGGAGGGCAGGTCCGGGGGTGACGAACTGACCGTCGTCTCCCCCGGGCCTGAATTTCCACAAGCTTTGATTTCCACAAGCTTTAGGGCACTGAGCGGTTGGCCGTGGGGGCACTGGCCAAGGGGGGAGGCTCAGTGCCCTATCGACCGCCGGTGGTCGGTTACTGACCGCCGGTGAAGGGCGGCTGACCGTCCTGCGGACCGGGGGTTCCCGCAGGCGGTCCGCCGACGGGGGGCTGACCGACCGGGGGCTGACCCTCGTACGGCGGCTGGCCGCCGGCCGGCGGGAACTGCGGCTGCTGGGGCTGGTACTGGGGCTGACCGGGCATCTGCGGCTGGATCTGGCCCGAGGACTGCACGCCCGGCTGCATCTGCGGCTGCGCCTGCTCGCCCTCGACCGAGCCGATGGTGCCGAACGAGACCTGCGGGACCGCGCGGACCTGCTCGTCCTTGACCTCGAAGTAGCCGGCCTTCTCGAACTTGAACCGGCCCGCGATCACGTTCGACGGGAACGACTCGACCCGGGTGTTGTAGTCGCCGACGTTGGCGTTGTAGAACCGCCGGCCGGCCGCGATCCGGTCCTCGGTGTCGGTCAGCTCGCGCTGCAGGTTGAGGAAGTTCTGGTTGGACTGGATCTGCGGGTACGCCTCCACCGAGATCATCATCTGCCGCAGCGCTCCGGACAGCTCGCCCTCCGCGGCCGCCCGCTGCTCCGGCGTGGCGCCCTGGACGTTGACCGCCTGGGTCCGCAGCCGGGCGACCTCCTCGAACACGTGCCGCTCGTGCGCGGCGAACGCCCGGACCGTCTCGACCAAGTTCGGGATCAGGTCGTACCGCCGGTGCAGCTCGACATCGATCTGCCGCCAGGACTCCTGGATCAGGTTCCGCTGCTTGACGAAGCGGTTGTACGAGACCATCAGCACGATGGCCAGGATGACGACGATCGCGACGATGATGACGATGGCGACGACCATGTTCACTGCTCCCGATGTGTTGGTGATGCCCGACAGCGACTCTAGCGCCGTGCCGGGTCGGTGTCCGGGACGCTACTTGAGGTGATCTGCCATCGTCAGGACCAGCCGTCCGGCGGCCGGCCCGTCCGCCTGACGTCGCCAGGCCGCGGCGGCGTCGTGCAGCGGCACGGTCTCGTACTCGACCACGATGCGCTGGTCGGCGATATGCCGCAGTACTTCGGTCAGCGCGCCCTGCCGCTGCTCGGGGGTCAGCGAGTTGTTGGTGTAGCCCAGGATCTCCGCGGATCGGCTGCGTAGTACTGCCGAGGAGAAGGTTGCCTCGTCACCCGAGGCTCCCCCGAGGTTCACCAGCCGGCCGCCGTTCGCCAGCAGCCGTGACGCGGCCGTGGCGGCCACTCCGTACACCGCGTCGACGACCACGTCGACCGAACCACCCGTCGCCTCGGCCAACCGGGCCGTCAGATCGTCGACATCCGGGCCCAGGGCAACTACCTCGGCGGCACCGGCCGCCAGCGCGCGCCGACGGGCTTCGGCGGACCGGCAGACTGCGACGACCCGGCCGGCACCGAGCGCCGACGCGGCTCCGATGGCGGCCTGGCCGACCGCGCCGCCACCGCCGAGCACGAGCACCGTCTCGCCGGGTTGAAGCCGGGCGCGCCAGGTCAGCACCATCCAGGCAGCGACACCCGACAGACCGACGGCGGCCACCTCGGCATCCGGAACCGGCGAGTCCAAGGCAATCAGGTCGTTGTCCAGGACGGCACACCGCTCGGCGAAGCTGCCGTCACCGGGCGCCATTCCGGCCGACGTCGCGAAGAACACCCGCGTGCCTGGTGCCAGCACCGCCGACTGCTCGACCACTCCGACCCCCTGGACGCCGGGTACGTACGGCAGCGGCGGCGGACCGAAGTACGACGTACCGGACGCGCACAACAGGTCCAGCGGTACGACGGGTGCGGCGGCGACCCGGACGATGCTCCGGCCTTCGACCGGCTGTGGATCGGGGTGTTCGGCCGGTGACGGTGGTTCGCCATGGGCGCCCAGGACGGCGGCTCGCATACAGATCTCCTTCGACTGTCAGGTGGCGACTGTCAGGTGGCGATGTCGGGGTACGGCAGGCGCAGGTGCTCCATCGCCTTCCCGTAGGCCTTCTGGTACTCCAGCGGCCCGTGGTCACGCTCGAACAGCGCGATGAACAGGGTCAGCGTGAGGAACGGGTGCGCGCCGAGCCCGAACAGCGCGACATGATCGCGCTCGCGCAGCGCCCGACGCTCCTCGTCGGTGAACGCGAGCCAGGTCGACCTCTCTGTCGTGGTGCAGTTGAGCAGCTTGTTCGCCAGCTCTTGCTCCCACCAGGCGACCAGGCCGGCCGGGTCCTCGCGGTACCGCTCGACCAGCTCCGCGTCCCGATCCACCGTGTAGAGAAACTTGTCCAGCAGGTACTTGCTCATGCCGGCGCTCCGTTCGGGTACCAGGTGAAGTACGCCTCCATGGTGTGGAAGAGGTCGAGCGAGTCGACGTGGTCGGCCTTCGCGCCGGCTCCGGCGACGCCCATCATCAGCATGAAGTCCATGAACCCGTGCGTCGCGTTGCCCGGCAGGTGCAGGCTGTCCAGGGTCACCTCGGCCAGGC
This region includes:
- a CDS encoding quinone oxidoreductase family protein, translating into MRAAVLGAHGEPPSPAEHPDPQPVEGRSIVRVAAAPVVPLDLLCASGTSYFGPPPLPYVPGVQGVGVVEQSAVLAPGTRVFFATSAGMAPGDGSFAERCAVLDNDLIALDSPVPDAEVAAVGLSGVAAWMVLTWRARLQPGETVLVLGGGGAVGQAAIGAASALGAGRVVAVCRSAEARRRALAAGAAEVVALGPDVDDLTARLAEATGGSVDVVVDAVYGVAATAASRLLANGGRLVNLGGASGDEATFSSAVLRSRSAEILGYTNNSLTPEQRQGALTEVLRHIADQRIVVEYETVPLHDAAAAWRRQADGPAAGRLVLTMADHLK
- a CDS encoding DedA family protein, giving the protein MIAMLMPNWMDPEYLLNWLGDWSLWGTAAVVFIECGLLFPILPGDSLLFAVGLFIARGNIDVPLWLACVILTVAAFLGNVSGYYIGRGLGTTLFKNPNARFLKPKYIEQTHDFFDRYGPRALVLARFVPIVRTFITVVAGAGRMDPKKFFLWTGIGAVLWASGITLLGHALGKVKVVHDHLESALILLVLISLVPMLVEFILAKRRGHGKLADGVEAQLDQPASHRRKH
- a CDS encoding AfsR/SARP family transcriptional regulator — protein: MDSLRYEILGPLRLAHVPGQPLRASKPRQLLATLLLHPNRFVSTDLIADALWEGNPPRSATANIRTYVRALRGVLHDAGLVAPIDTSAAGYSIGVGVDELDASMFESLLAEGGHLRDAGDKREAMLVLSRAYSLWRGHPLEDLTIPSAWEGSIARLDAQYRGLVDTLLDLRLEYGDASGAAVLLSGRLTEDPYDEQLWRRLVDALLAAGRTGEARAAYTKAVQTLADELDVKPGPELQAAGARAENGRSANWPDPGIPAATRTTERAVPEPAGPMASPVLTEPHRPPSQLPLDLSDFSGREQHLEQLRDLVCGRDPVRPPIAVISGAPGTGKTSLAIRLGHLVRDSFPDGQIYLDMRGATEPRDPAAALTDLLLSLNMSDSAVPPDPERRSAALRSELASRRVLIILDDVAAASQIVPLMPGTGASAVVITSRNRLMDLAGADSTPLDTFDDGEAAELLRRVAGVGRVDPNSAAVNEILQACGNLPLAIRIVASRLAQRPDLSPAELARRLRDETHRLDELSIGELAVRTSADLSYDALSAEEARLYRLIGHFAVGEFSARILESIATPASVRRSMDRLIEVNLVQISTVDANGTARYRVHDLLRLHAIGVGDDEQKAQAIKDLRTVFDSLLHKVRRATAALPFGYFGVLEHTGPLLAPDPQPFTPSDAIAWFDAERSTFAPAIRAAAQNGLHDYAWRIAAAWGPYLDMRAYYDDWNESHQPGLISAIACGDQRGEAIMRRNLAQLAIYRDDWDVAWEHLAEGAAIFEEIGDRQGAGIVAVGLGTWLRERGRPDESLAQYERAVEALVEVGDKNGEAVARSAAASIWLSRNDTVIAGRYLAEAFLLGVRLGDSHREAKVRRRIATLRMHQGRNDQAVRQLQASLAIFNSLGDDHCAAYGRAELGQALVGVGDEAAARRMLLDAIEIGHRLGDRSVEGQAAYDLGRLYASAGKVDFARRYLDRAARVWQLVANDTKAGQARAALAELTSDLAAG
- a CDS encoding TrmH family RNA methyltransferase, whose amino-acid sequence is MQEANRDNAADLIGADMVGTAEVGVGPWQGQLPDDSRYDPELLAAGDRRNVVDKYRYWRLEAIVADLDTQRNPFHVAIENWQHDLNIGSVVRTANAFLAREVHIVGNRKWNRRGAMVTDRYQHVRHHPQLADLATYAEEHGLAVIGIDNLPGSVPLETYELPTDCILLFGQEGPGLTNEAHKICTDVLSIAQFGSTRSINASAAAAIAMHAWIRRHTFDQLARVNPT
- a CDS encoding LemA family protein, with the translated sequence MVVAIVIIVAIVVILAIVLMVSYNRFVKQRNLIQESWRQIDVELHRRYDLIPNLVETVRAFAAHERHVFEEVARLRTQAVNVQGATPEQRAAAEGELSGALRQMMISVEAYPQIQSNQNFLNLQRELTDTEDRIAAGRRFYNANVGDYNTRVESFPSNVIAGRFKFEKAGYFEVKDEQVRAVPQVSFGTIGSVEGEQAQPQMQPGVQSSGQIQPQMPGQPQYQPQQPQFPPAGGQPPYEGQPPVGQPPVGGPPAGTPGPQDGQPPFTGGQ